A region of Catenibacterium mitsuokai DNA encodes the following proteins:
- a CDS encoding TrmH family RNA methyltransferase — translation MKLYKKGDDSSYTLGVFPTIELLEHKPDIVKRVVVHSSIEENRGYPKIKELCALHHIPIDVHDATINKLSPKSNCYAIGVFKTFYEPLQKGNHIVLVNPMDMGNMGTIMRTMLGFGYQDLAIIRPAVDIFNPHVVRSSMGALFSLRIHYYESIDEYLKEFGDHQCYPFMLKGAKNIHQVKPVTPHSLIFGNESSGLDDIYMTYGQSVFIPHTNAIDSLNLAQSVGIGLFHFSQDAFNKQEVLR, via the coding sequence ATGAAGTTATATAAAAAAGGTGATGACTCCTCTTATACATTGGGTGTCTTTCCTACAATAGAATTATTAGAACATAAACCAGATATTGTGAAAAGAGTGGTTGTACACTCTTCAATAGAAGAAAACAGAGGATATCCTAAAATCAAGGAATTATGTGCATTACATCATATTCCTATTGATGTGCATGATGCGACAATTAATAAGCTTTCACCAAAGTCTAATTGTTATGCAATCGGGGTATTTAAAACATTCTATGAACCTTTACAGAAGGGAAATCATATTGTATTAGTGAATCCTATGGATATGGGTAATATGGGTACAATTATGCGTACAATGTTAGGGTTTGGTTATCAGGACTTAGCTATTATTCGTCCAGCAGTTGATATCTTTAATCCTCATGTTGTTCGTTCTTCTATGGGTGCATTATTCTCTTTACGTATTCATTATTATGAAAGTATTGATGAGTATCTTAAAGAGTTCGGTGATCATCAATGTTATCCATTTATGTTGAAGGGTGCTAAGAATATTCATCAGGTGAAACCTGTGACACCTCATTCACTGATCTTTGGAAATGAATCATCAGGACTCGATGATATTTATATGACATATGGACAAAGTGTCTTTATTCCTCATACGAATGCGATTGATTCACTTAACTTAGCACAGTCTGTTGGTATTGGTTTATTCCACTTCTCACAGGATGCATTTAATAAACAGGAGGTGCTACGATGA
- a CDS encoding MalY/PatB family protein: MKYDFDTVYDRHHTNCAKYDSGHTDDPDMIPMWVADMDFKTLPDIPEALSKRVLDGIYGYSTIPEEYLESVVGWMERRHDFHVEKDWIVPTPGVVTAFHLAVEAYTKKEESVLVLTPVYYPFYRAIKNNGRRMVRMPLDLKDNQYTLDYKAFETKIIEENVKMMIFCNPHNPVGKVWTKEELKTIGDICKKHNVFVVSDEIHMDFVYAPHKHIAFYEVDPEYKNFSIVLTAASKTFNLAALQTSAAIIADEKLRNQFKKVKMSHSISDPTILGFIATTVAYTKGDEWVDQLLDYINGNMDYLDHFLKTECPGVSLIDPQGLYLAWVDMRTLGMSNEEQEDFMLNKAHLWLDEGYVFGEEGSGFERFNLACPRSTLEKACLQLKKALDERSA; this comes from the coding sequence ATGAAATATGATTTTGATACAGTCTATGATAGACATCATACAAACTGCGCAAAATATGATTCTGGTCATACAGATGATCCTGATATGATCCCTATGTGGGTTGCAGATATGGATTTCAAAACATTACCAGATATTCCAGAAGCACTCTCTAAACGTGTGTTAGATGGTATTTATGGTTATAGTACAATCCCAGAAGAATACTTAGAAAGTGTTGTAGGATGGATGGAACGTAGACATGATTTCCATGTTGAAAAAGACTGGATTGTCCCTACACCGGGTGTTGTCACTGCCTTTCATCTTGCAGTAGAAGCTTATACTAAAAAAGAGGAGAGTGTATTGGTTCTTACACCAGTTTATTATCCATTCTATCGTGCTATTAAAAACAATGGTAGACGTATGGTAAGAATGCCTCTTGATCTAAAAGATAACCAATATACACTTGATTACAAAGCGTTTGAAACTAAGATTATAGAAGAAAACGTCAAAATGATGATCTTCTGTAATCCACATAATCCAGTGGGTAAAGTATGGACTAAAGAAGAACTAAAAACAATTGGAGATATCTGTAAAAAACATAACGTTTTTGTAGTATCGGATGAAATCCATATGGACTTTGTCTATGCGCCTCATAAGCATATCGCATTCTATGAAGTAGATCCTGAATATAAGAACTTTTCAATTGTATTAACTGCAGCATCTAAGACATTCAACTTAGCTGCACTACAGACTTCTGCAGCTATTATTGCGGATGAAAAGCTAAGAAACCAATTTAAGAAAGTGAAGATGAGTCATTCTATTTCTGATCCTACAATACTAGGATTTATTGCGACAACAGTCGCTTATACTAAGGGGGATGAATGGGTGGATCAACTTCTAGATTATATTAATGGTAATATGGATTATCTTGATCACTTCCTTAAAACTGAATGTCCTGGTGTATCTTTAATTGATCCACAAGGCTTATATCTTGCCTGGGTGGATATGAGAACACTTGGTATGAGTAATGAAGAACAGGAAGACTTCATGTTAAATAAAGCACATCTTTGGTTAGATGAAGGTTATGTGTTTGGTGAAGAAGGATCAGGTTTTGAAAGATTTAACTTAGCATGTCCTAGAAGTACTTTAGAAAAAGCTTGTTTACAGTTAAAGAAGGCATTGGATGAAAGATCTGCATAG
- the fba gene encoding class II fructose-1,6-bisphosphate aldolase — translation MGLVSATEMLKKAKAGHYGVGQFNINNLEWTKSILLEAQELNAPVILGVSEGAAKYMTGFTTVAAMVKAMVESLNITVPVALHLDHGSYEGAKAALAAGFTSIMFDGSHYSIEENIEKTKELVELCHAKGVSIEAEVGSIGGEEDGVIGMGEVADPKECKMIADLGVDFLAAGIGNIHGVYPANWAGLQFEALDAIQKETGILPLVLHGGSGIPDEQVKKAIGLGVSKINVNTECQLYFQKATRKYIEEGKDQQGKGYDPRKLLAPGAQAIRDCVKDRMEVFGCIGKAAE, via the coding sequence ATGGGATTAGTTTCCGCAACAGAAATGTTAAAAAAGGCTAAAGCAGGCCATTATGGTGTTGGACAGTTCAACATCAATAACCTTGAATGGACAAAGTCTATTCTTTTAGAAGCACAGGAATTAAATGCACCAGTAATCTTAGGTGTATCTGAAGGTGCTGCAAAATATATGACAGGTTTCACAACTGTAGCTGCTATGGTTAAAGCAATGGTAGAATCTTTAAATATCACTGTACCAGTAGCATTACACTTAGACCATGGTTCATATGAAGGTGCTAAGGCTGCATTAGCAGCTGGATTCACTTCAATCATGTTCGATGGTTCTCATTATTCAATCGAAGAAAACATCGAAAAGACTAAGGAATTAGTTGAATTATGCCATGCTAAAGGTGTATCTATCGAAGCTGAAGTAGGTTCAATCGGTGGAGAAGAAGATGGTGTTATTGGTATGGGTGAAGTAGCAGATCCTAAAGAATGTAAGATGATTGCTGACTTAGGAGTTGACTTCTTAGCTGCTGGTATCGGTAATATCCATGGTGTATACCCTGCAAACTGGGCTGGTTTACAGTTCGAAGCATTAGATGCTATCCAGAAAGAAACTGGTATCTTACCATTAGTTCTTCATGGTGGTTCAGGAATTCCTGATGAACAGGTTAAGAAAGCAATTGGCTTAGGTGTATCTAAGATCAACGTTAACACTGAATGTCAGTTATACTTCCAGAAAGCTACTAGAAAGTACATTGAAGAAGGTAAAGATCAGCAGGGTAAAGGTTATGACCCTCGTAAATTACTTGCTCCAGGTGCTCAGGCTATCAGAGACTGCGTAAAAGACAGAATGGAAGTATTTGGTTGCATCGGTAAAGCTGCTGAATAA
- a CDS encoding PadR family transcriptional regulator yields the protein MSRKNNLFKLDLLVLAVLYHGDCYGYEISNQIREKSNQVIDLKDGVLYPILYKLMEGEYISSSEKQVGRKIRVYYHLLPKGSDLLLEMMKEYHDMVKSIDYILEGIDDE from the coding sequence ATGAGTAGAAAAAATAATTTATTTAAACTTGATTTGTTAGTATTAGCCGTTCTTTATCATGGAGATTGTTATGGTTACGAAATATCAAATCAGATTAGAGAAAAAAGCAATCAAGTCATTGATTTAAAAGATGGTGTTTTATATCCGATATTATATAAATTAATGGAAGGAGAGTATATCTCTTCTTCTGAAAAACAGGTAGGAAGAAAGATACGCGTCTACTATCATTTACTTCCAAAAGGAAGTGATCTTCTACTTGAAATGATGAAAGAATATCATGATATGGTTAAGAGTATCGATTATATATTGGAGGGAATTGATGATGAGTAA
- a CDS encoding RrF2 family transcriptional regulator, with the protein MMISTKGRYALRVMIDLAQHDRSKYIPLKEIAARQDISEKYLEIIIKSLSKKHFVEGLRGKGGGYRLTHAPEDYSVASILKVTEGTLAPVSCLADECNTCERASYCNTLPMWTGLHKVITDYLEGVSLSDLVPASSNGDDYVI; encoded by the coding sequence ATGATGATATCAACTAAAGGACGTTATGCTTTACGTGTCATGATTGATTTAGCACAGCATGATCGTTCTAAATATATACCATTAAAAGAAATAGCTGCAAGACAGGATATCTCTGAAAAGTATCTAGAAATTATTATTAAATCTTTATCTAAAAAACACTTTGTAGAAGGTTTAAGAGGTAAAGGTGGGGGATACCGTTTAACACATGCTCCAGAAGACTATAGTGTTGCTTCTATTCTTAAGGTTACTGAAGGAACATTAGCTCCTGTATCATGTTTAGCAGATGAATGTAATACATGTGAAAGAGCATCTTATTGTAATACATTACCTATGTGGACTGGTTTACATAAAGTGATTACAGACTATTTAGAAGGTGTTTCTTTAAGTGATTTAGTACCTGCTTCATCAAATGGTGATGATTATGTCATATAA
- a CDS encoding O-acetylhomoserine aminocarboxypropyltransferase/cysteine synthase family protein → MSNKNYHFETLALHVGQEEADPVTDARAVPIYQTSSYVFHNSDHAAARFALQDAGNIYGRLTNPTEDVFEKRIAALEGGVAALAVGSGAAAVTYAVQNLVAAGDHIVSAENIYGGTFNLFKHTFTDYGITTTFVDALNPQAFEDAIQENTKLVYIETLGNPNSDVVDIEAIAKIAHKHGLPLVIDNTFGTPYLIRPIEYGADVVIHSATKFIGGHGTTIGGVIVDAGKFDWAAHADKFPQLVEPNPSYHGVSFAKDVGAAAYITRIRAILLRDMGATLSPIHAWIFLQGLETLSLRVERQVENTLKVVEYLNNHPQVESVSHPSVSTDPSQQALYKKYFPNGGGSIFTFNIKGDARKAKDFIDNLQLFSLLANVADVKSLVIHPASTTHAEMNEEELKQVGIQQNSIRLSIGTEHIDDIIADLDQAFAAVK, encoded by the coding sequence ATGTCTAATAAAAACTATCATTTCGAAACACTTGCATTACACGTAGGACAGGAAGAAGCTGATCCAGTAACTGACGCTCGTGCAGTACCTATCTATCAGACTTCATCTTACGTTTTTCATAACTCAGATCATGCAGCAGCTAGATTCGCATTACAGGATGCTGGTAATATCTATGGTCGTCTAACAAACCCAACTGAAGATGTATTTGAAAAAAGAATTGCGGCTTTAGAAGGTGGTGTAGCCGCCTTGGCAGTAGGTTCTGGTGCAGCTGCAGTGACATACGCAGTACAAAACTTAGTGGCTGCAGGTGACCATATCGTATCTGCAGAAAACATCTATGGTGGAACATTCAACCTATTCAAACATACATTTACTGATTATGGTATTACTACTACATTCGTAGATGCATTAAATCCACAGGCATTTGAAGATGCTATCCAGGAAAACACAAAACTTGTTTATATTGAAACTTTAGGTAACCCTAATTCAGATGTTGTAGACATCGAAGCAATCGCAAAGATTGCACATAAACATGGTTTACCATTAGTTATTGATAACACATTTGGTACACCTTATTTAATTAGACCAATTGAATATGGTGCTGACGTTGTTATTCATTCAGCAACTAAGTTCATTGGCGGTCATGGTACTACTATTGGTGGCGTCATCGTTGATGCAGGTAAGTTTGACTGGGCGGCACATGCAGATAAATTCCCACAGCTTGTTGAACCAAACCCATCTTATCATGGTGTAAGCTTTGCGAAAGATGTAGGAGCCGCTGCTTATATTACAAGAATTAGAGCTATTTTATTAAGAGACATGGGTGCAACTCTTTCACCAATTCATGCTTGGATCTTCTTACAGGGTCTAGAAACACTTTCATTACGTGTAGAAAGACAGGTAGAAAATACATTAAAGGTTGTAGAATACTTAAATAACCATCCACAGGTTGAATCTGTATCACATCCTTCAGTATCTACAGATCCATCTCAGCAGGCATTATATAAGAAGTATTTCCCTAACGGTGGTGGATCAATCTTTACATTCAACATCAAGGGTGATGCAAGAAAAGCAAAAGATTTCATTGATAACTTACAGTTATTCTCATTACTTGCAAATGTTGCAGATGTGAAATCTTTAGTTATTCATCCAGCTTCTACTACACATGCAGAAATGAATGAAGAAGAATTAAAACAGGTAGGTATCCAGCAGAATTCTATTCGATTATCTATTGGTACTGAACATATTGATGATATTATTGCAGACTTAGATCAAGCTTTTGCTGCAGTAAAATAA
- the cysK gene encoding cysteine synthase A, with protein sequence MSKVYTSADQLIGHTPLLELTHLEKKYNLEAKVIAKVEYFNPAGSVKDRIAKNMLDEAEKAGKINKDTVLIEPTSGNTGIGLASVAAARGYRIIIVMPETMSVERRTLMKAYGAELVLTDGSKGMKGAIAKANELAEGIENSYIPGQFVNPANPQAHYLTTGPEIFEDLDGQVDYFVAGVGTGGTVTGVGQYLKDKKPDVKVVAVEPDSSPVLSTGQGGAHKIQGIGAGFVPDVLDTKVYDEIIRVTNEDAFATGKEVGQNEGILVGISSGAAVYAAIELAKRPENKGKTIVALLPDTGDRYLSTPLFQD encoded by the coding sequence ATGAGTAAGGTATACACTAGTGCTGACCAGTTAATTGGCCATACACCATTATTAGAATTAACACATTTAGAAAAGAAATATAATTTAGAAGCAAAGGTAATCGCAAAGGTTGAATACTTCAATCCCGCAGGAAGTGTTAAAGATAGAATTGCGAAGAATATGCTCGATGAAGCAGAAAAAGCAGGCAAAATCAATAAAGATACTGTATTAATTGAACCTACTTCAGGTAATACAGGTATTGGTTTAGCTTCTGTTGCGGCTGCAAGAGGCTATCGTATTATTATCGTAATGCCAGAAACAATGTCTGTAGAAAGACGTACATTAATGAAAGCATATGGTGCTGAACTTGTCTTAACAGATGGAAGCAAGGGTATGAAGGGTGCTATTGCGAAAGCAAATGAACTTGCAGAAGGAATTGAAAACAGCTATATTCCAGGACAGTTCGTTAACCCAGCTAACCCACAGGCCCACTATTTAACAACAGGACCAGAAATCTTTGAAGACTTAGATGGTCAGGTCGATTACTTTGTCGCTGGTGTAGGTACTGGTGGTACAGTGACTGGTGTAGGACAGTACTTAAAAGATAAGAAACCAGACGTAAAAGTAGTTGCAGTAGAACCAGATTCTTCTCCAGTATTATCTACTGGACAGGGTGGTGCACATAAGATCCAGGGTATCGGTGCAGGTTTCGTACCTGATGTCTTAGATACAAAGGTATATGATGAAATCATCCGTGTAACTAATGAAGATGCATTTGCGACTGGTAAAGAAGTAGGTCAGAATGAAGGTATCTTAGTAGGTATTTCTTCAGGTGCTGCTGTTTATGCTGCAATTGAACTTGCGAAAAGACCAGAAAATAAAGGAAAGACAATTGTAGCCTTACTACCAGATACAGGTGACCGTTATCTTTCAACTCCTTTGTTCCAGGATTAA
- a CDS encoding ROK family protein: MSLVFSSQIYNGDTRALEVLKDYTDTIAMGLFNIQAAVDPDCIAIGGGISKQPILMTYIQKSLDELYEKMPVPIPQVKLVQCKYNNDSNLIGALANYKKVY; the protein is encoded by the coding sequence ATGTCCTTGGTTTTTTCGTCACAAATTTATAACGGTGATACAAGAGCTTTAGAGGTTTTAAAGGACTATACAGACACTATTGCGATGGGATTATTTAATATCCAGGCAGCAGTTGATCCTGATTGTATTGCGATAGGTGGGGGGATCTCTAAACAACCTATTTTAATGACTTATATTCAGAAGTCTTTAGATGAACTCTATGAGAAGATGCCTGTGCCCATTCCACAAGTTAAGTTAGTACAATGTAAATACAATAATGATTCTAACCTAATCGGTGCACTTGCAAACTATAAGAAAGTATACTAA
- the gltX gene encoding glutamate--tRNA ligase has product MTKIRTRFAPSPTGYMHIGNLRTALYCYLIAKHQGGDFILRIEDTDQNREVEGATQLIYDILTETGLNWDEGPDKPGDCGPYIQSERLPIYHEYAKKLIELGGAHYCFCDKDADNDYDPCRMLDQAEIDEKLAAGVPYVIRQTIPDKGKATFDDEIYGHIEVDCTTLNDSILIKSDGFPTYNFANVVDDHLMGITHVVRGNEYLASTPKYNLLYDAYGWDRPTYIHLPPVMKDEHAKLSKRNGDASYQDLTKQGYLKDAILNYIALLGWSPADEEILSLDDLIEQFNIEHISKAPAIFDIDKLKWMNGVYLRNMSLEEFHKVASPYYDFITIPVNTLEISKALQPRVERLADIPELMDFVNETLPFDASIYKHKKMKTNPENSLEALELSLPELEKWEDYDDDEGLMNMMMDIAKSHELKNGRIMWPIRVALSNKAFTPGGAVEIAHILGKEETLRRIRVAIEDLKKSVAESAE; this is encoded by the coding sequence ATGACAAAAATTCGTACAAGATTTGCACCAAGCCCTACGGGGTACATGCATATCGGTAATTTAAGAACAGCTTTATACTGTTATTTAATCGCTAAACATCAGGGTGGCGACTTTATTTTAAGAATTGAAGATACTGACCAGAACCGTGAAGTGGAAGGTGCAACTCAGTTAATTTATGATATTTTGACTGAAACTGGTCTTAACTGGGATGAAGGGCCAGATAAGCCAGGAGATTGTGGACCTTATATCCAGTCTGAAAGACTTCCTATTTATCATGAATATGCTAAGAAGCTTATTGAGCTAGGCGGTGCTCATTATTGTTTCTGTGATAAAGATGCTGACAATGATTATGATCCTTGTCGTATGCTTGATCAGGCTGAAATTGATGAAAAGCTTGCAGCAGGTGTTCCTTATGTTATTAGACAGACTATCCCTGATAAGGGTAAGGCTACTTTTGATGATGAAATCTATGGTCATATTGAAGTAGATTGTACTACTTTAAATGATTCTATCTTAATTAAGAGTGATGGATTCCCTACTTATAACTTTGCGAACGTTGTAGATGACCATTTAATGGGTATTACTCATGTTGTACGTGGTAATGAATATTTAGCTTCTACACCTAAATATAACCTTCTATATGATGCATATGGATGGGATAGACCTACTTACATCCATTTACCACCAGTAATGAAGGATGAACATGCTAAGTTATCTAAGAGAAATGGTGATGCCTCTTACCAGGATTTAACTAAACAGGGTTATTTAAAAGATGCCATCCTTAACTACATCGCATTACTTGGATGGTCTCCAGCTGATGAAGAAATCCTTTCATTAGATGATTTAATTGAACAGTTCAACATTGAACATATCTCTAAAGCTCCAGCTATCTTTGATATTGATAAGTTAAAATGGATGAACGGTGTTTATTTAAGAAATATGTCATTAGAAGAATTCCACAAAGTGGCTTCTCCTTACTATGACTTCATCACTATTCCTGTAAATACATTAGAAATCTCTAAAGCATTACAGCCACGTGTTGAAAGATTAGCTGATATTCCAGAATTAATGGACTTTGTCAATGAAACATTACCATTTGATGCATCTATCTATAAACATAAGAAGATGAAGACGAATCCTGAAAACTCTTTAGAAGCATTAGAATTATCTTTACCAGAACTTGAAAAGTGGGAAGATTATGATGATGACGAAGGATTAATGAATATGATGATGGATATTGCTAAGAGCCATGAATTAAAGAATGGACGTATTATGTGGCCTATCCGTGTTGCATTATCTAATAAGGCATTTACTCCTGGTGGTGCTGTAGAAATTGCTCATATTCTTGGTAAAGAAGAAACTTTAAGAAGAATTAGAGTTGCTATCGAAGATTTAAAGAAATCAGTTGCTGAATCAGCAGAATAA
- a CDS encoding UDP-N-acetylglucosamine 1-carboxyvinyltransferase — protein MAEEVIAIEGGHKLNGTVTISGAKNATVALIPSIVLSDEPVEIYNVPEISDVDALTTLLEELNCVVERDKSVGEIGVDPRNMKNIPLVSSAVDKLRASYYFMGALLGKYKEVTIRMPGGCYLGPRPIDLHLKGFEALGAKINYDEETGTYHLQADELIGTEIYLDFASVGATINIMLAAVKAKGRTVIENAAKEPEIIDVANLLTKMGARIRGVGTDTITIDGVEHMHGAYHEIIPDRIEAGTFLIIAAAIGEKMVIQNIIPQHLDALISKLKEMGIKMEKIGDSIVVYGNDGNLKPVEVQTQIYPGFATDLQQPLTTLLTQGNGQSKVSETIYKERFKHCAQLNKMGADIELGEACAYVKGKTPLHGARVMATDLRCGAALVVAGLMAEGKTEITNVYHIDRGYDNIDHKLITLGAHITRYMIDD, from the coding sequence ATGGCTGAAGAAGTAATTGCTATTGAAGGCGGACATAAACTTAACGGCACAGTCACTATCTCAGGTGCGAAGAATGCGACTGTAGCATTGATCCCTTCTATTGTTCTCTCAGATGAACCAGTAGAAATATATAACGTACCAGAAATCTCAGATGTTGATGCGTTAACCACATTATTAGAAGAATTGAATTGTGTTGTTGAAAGGGATAAATCCGTAGGTGAAATCGGTGTAGATCCTAGAAATATGAAAAACATACCACTTGTAAGTAGTGCAGTTGATAAATTAAGAGCGTCTTATTATTTTATGGGTGCATTACTTGGTAAATATAAAGAAGTAACTATTAGAATGCCTGGAGGATGTTATTTAGGACCTCGTCCTATTGATCTTCATTTAAAAGGTTTTGAAGCATTGGGTGCCAAAATCAATTATGATGAAGAAACAGGAACATATCATTTACAGGCTGATGAACTTATTGGAACTGAAATCTATCTAGATTTTGCTTCTGTAGGTGCAACTATCAATATTATGTTAGCGGCAGTAAAGGCTAAAGGTCGTACTGTTATTGAAAATGCAGCGAAGGAACCAGAAATCATTGATGTAGCCAACCTTCTTACAAAGATGGGGGCTAGAATCCGTGGTGTAGGTACAGATACTATTACTATTGATGGTGTGGAGCATATGCATGGTGCATATCATGAAATTATTCCTGATCGTATTGAAGCAGGTACTTTCTTGATCATTGCAGCTGCAATTGGTGAAAAGATGGTTATTCAGAATATTATTCCACAGCATCTAGATGCCCTTATTTCTAAATTAAAGGAAATGGGCATTAAGATGGAAAAGATTGGCGATAGCATTGTTGTATATGGCAATGATGGAAACTTAAAGCCTGTTGAAGTACAGACACAGATCTATCCAGGATTTGCGACTGACTTGCAGCAGCCTCTAACAACTCTATTAACACAGGGTAATGGACAATCAAAAGTGTCTGAAACTATTTATAAAGAAAGATTTAAGCATTGTGCGCAGCTTAATAAGATGGGAGCAGATATTGAATTAGGTGAAGCGTGTGCTTATGTAAAAGGTAAAACACCTCTACATGGTGCAAGAGTAATGGCTACAGACTTACGCTGTGGTGCTGCTCTTGTGGTGGCTGGCTTAATGGCAGAAGGTAAAACAGAAATTACAAATGTCTACCATATTGACCGTGGTTATGATAATATAGACCACAAGCTCATCACATTAGGAGCACACATTACTCGTTATATGATTGACGATTAA
- the asd gene encoding aspartate-semialdehyde dehydrogenase: MSDKLKVGILGATGMVGQRFNTLLDNHPWFEVTTLAASKSSAGKTYEEAVKGRWKMDTPIPEAVKNIVVKDVADVEDIAKEVDFVFSAVNMSKEEIKAIEEAYAKTETPVVSNNSAHRWTPDVPMVIPEINPEHYAVIEDQRKRLGTKKGFIAVKPNCSIQSYTPCLAAWKEFEPTKVVVSTYQAISGAGKTFKEWPEMVGNIIPLISGEEEKSEQEPLKVFGHIENGEIVKAEGPVISAQCIRVPVLNGHTATVSVSFKKKPTKEELIDCLNNFKGQPQEFKLPHAPEHFIRYMEEENRPQVTLDVDYEGGMGVSIGRLREDNIFDYKFVGLSHNTLRGAAGGAVESAEMLTKLGYITKK; encoded by the coding sequence ATGAGTGACAAGTTAAAAGTTGGTATTTTAGGTGCGACTGGTATGGTTGGACAGAGATTCAATACTCTTCTAGATAACCATCCATGGTTTGAAGTGACTACACTTGCAGCAAGTAAGTCGAGTGCGGGAAAGACTTATGAAGAAGCAGTAAAAGGCAGATGGAAGATGGATACACCTATTCCTGAAGCAGTCAAGAACATTGTCGTAAAAGATGTTGCAGATGTTGAAGACATTGCGAAAGAAGTTGATTTTGTATTCTCAGCAGTAAACATGAGTAAAGAAGAAATCAAAGCAATTGAAGAAGCATATGCAAAAACAGAAACACCTGTTGTTTCAAACAACAGTGCACACAGATGGACACCTGATGTTCCTATGGTTATTCCAGAAATCAACCCAGAACATTATGCTGTCATCGAAGATCAGAGAAAGAGACTTGGAACTAAGAAAGGTTTTATCGCAGTAAAGCCTAACTGTTCAATCCAGTCTTATACACCTTGCTTAGCAGCATGGAAGGAATTTGAACCAACAAAGGTTGTAGTAAGTACATACCAGGCTATTTCTGGTGCTGGGAAGACTTTCAAGGAATGGCCAGAAATGGTAGGAAATATCATTCCTTTAATCAGTGGGGAAGAAGAAAAGTCTGAACAGGAACCATTAAAAGTATTTGGTCATATTGAAAATGGTGAAATCGTTAAAGCTGAAGGACCTGTTATTAGTGCACAATGTATTCGTGTACCAGTATTAAATGGTCATACAGCAACTGTTTCTGTTAGTTTCAAGAAGAAGCCTACAAAAGAAGAATTAATTGATTGTTTGAATAACTTCAAGGGACAGCCACAGGAATTTAAGCTTCCACATGCACCTGAACATTTCATCAGATACATGGAAGAAGAAAACCGTCCACAGGTTACATTAGATGTTGATTATGAAGGCGGTATGGGAGTTTCTATTGGTAGACTTAGAGAAGATAACATCTTCGATTATAAGTTTGTAGGTTTATCTCACAACACTTTAAGAGGTGCTGCTGGTGGTGCTGTTGAAAGTGCTGAAATGTTAACAAAATTAGGTTATATTACTAAGAAATAA
- the rpmE gene encoding 50S ribosomal protein L31, whose amino-acid sequence MRAGIHPNYKKVKVICTSCGNEFETGSVLDEIRVDTCSNCHPFYTGKQRFASADGRVEKFNKKYGLK is encoded by the coding sequence ATGAGAGCTGGAATTCATCCAAATTACAAAAAAGTAAAAGTAATCTGCACATCATGTGGTAACGAATTCGAAACTGGTTCAGTTTTAGATGAAATCCGTGTGGATACTTGTTCAAACTGTCATCCATTCTACACTGGTAAACAGAGATTTGCGAGTGCTGATGGTAGAGTTGAAAAATTCAATAAGAAATACGGTCTTAAATAA